In the Vibrio hippocampi genome, TCGCCACCCGAAACAGGTGTTTATCTTCTTGCTTTGACGTCACATTGAATCGACCCAGATCATTGCTGCGCTCCGCACCTCGGCTATCCACGCCAAAATAACCAAACTGCATCACTAAACCTCCGCCGACATTGGTGCCTCGGTGACAGGCGATACAGCCTAACGATTGAAACGTCTGCCAACCGCGAACGGCTGATTCGTTAATGGCATCGCTATCGCCCATCAGGTATTGGTCAAACGGCGCATTCATCGTGGTTAAGCTTTTCATAAACTCGACCATGGCGTGTTTGATGGTCTCTTCACTAGGGGTAAGGTCGGCACGTGCAAACAGTGCAAGATATTGATTGGAGGCGGTGACGTAATCGACAATTTTTTGCCACGACGAGTCCATTTCTACGGGGTCATGAACCGGACCATCGATCTGGTCTTGCAAGGTATTCACCCTGCCATCCCAAAAAAAGCGGTAATTGTGGGCGACGTTAAAGACCGTCAGTGAATTGCGCTTCCCCACACCGTTAACACCAATCGAGACACTGAGCGGTTCTGCGCCATTGGTATTAAGATCATGGCATGATTGGCAACTGACTTTGTTATTGGAAGAAAGGTTAGTATCTCTAAATAACACCCAACCTAAGCGAATCACATCCTCATCACCCTCTTCATAAGGCAATATCGGCTGAATCGGAGCGTCACTGGTGACCAAACTGGCATAAGAGAGGGCATTATGGTGCGGCTCTTTATCTGAGCCATGATTATGGTCATCATCATGCGAGTGACCATGCAGCTCGTCTTGAGACGCCGTCTCACCGTGGTTGACTGAGCGGTAACCATCAAACAACAATAAACCAATCGCACTAAGCATTACTATTGCACAGAATGCGAATAATTTTTTGTTTCTCATTACCCTACCTCATAAAAAGCGCCTTTTAAAATAAGTTAGGGAATGACTGTTGATTAACAAATCTATTTTGTTTCGCTGCAAACTCAAGTGATTGACGAGAGGAGGTCAAAATAACCGAGGCGACCCAGTAACGATAATGTCGAAAGAAAGTGGAAAAACTGAGCGATTAGAAAAAAATGGAACTGTGGGAGGATAGCAAGGTAGCAAGGTAGCAAGGTAACAAGAGTGTTTTAAATATCAGCTCTGCAGTAAATAGCAGAGCTGATAGAGAATCAAAACGTAAGGCGATTAAGCGCTTTGGTCAGATTCAGATTCTGCTTCGTTTAGCATTTTGTCGTTATGTGCCTTAGTGCCTTTGTAACCTAGCACTAGAGAAACCAACCACACAACGAACGCCAACGGACTTGCAATCACAGTGATAGCGAAAACGATACATAAAATAAGGTTAATCACACCCCACATCACGCTACCTGCGTACATTTGACCTGCACCTGGGATAATAAAGCCCAGGATAAGTGCTACGATTGGGTTTTTCATTTTATTTTGTAAACGAGCTGTTGCAATAGCGTCTGACATTTTGAGTTCCTTGCCTATCCTTACATAGGATATTGATAAGTGAGTAATTAGAGTGGTTATTATCAATATAATCCCTTGATAGATATACTTATATCACCAACCAAAATTACTTATATCACTGGTATCTATTGATGTCAGAGCGCCACTATACCCTTATAGCAACGGCTGTTCGTCACGAAGATAAATCATCCAATACCACATACCAACAAATAGACCACCGCCAATAATGTTACCCAGCGTCACGGGCACTAAGTTATTGATAATAAAGTCCAGCATATTGAGGTCGGCATAGTCGGCAATGTTTGCGCCGGTCATCTGCCAAAATTCCGCAGGCGCAAAAGTCTTAATCGCGATGGCCATCGGTACTTGAAACATATTGGCGATACAGTGTTCAAACCCCGAAGAAACAAACATAGCAACAGGCAGAATCATCACGATAATTTTATCTGTCAAAGTACGACCACTAAAGGTCATCCATACCGCGATACACACCAGCACATTACACATAATGCCCAATGCGACCGCTTGCCAAAACCCATGATGCAGTTTGTGCTGGGAAATCGCCAACGCGTTAAGCCCCACCTGACCATGGTCAAACATATATTGCTTGGTCACCAACATGCAGATAACCAACAGCAGCGCGCCTATCAAGTTACCCAGATAAACCACAACCCAGTTTTTGACCAAGGTAAGCCACGAGATTTTACCGCTTGCTCTGGCGACCAGAGTCAGTACTGAACTGGTAAACAGCTCTCCACCCGTGACCACCACAAGGATAAGTCCCAAACTAAAAGCAACACCCCCAATAAAGCGCGTCATGCCCCATGACATATCCGCTGCACCAGTGGTGACGATGGTGTAAAACACAAATGCGATACCGATATGGATCCCGGCTGAAATAGCCAGCAAAAACGATTTAACCGGATCTTTAGTCGCTTTGCCGAGTCCAATCTCGGCAGCGCGTTCCGCCATTTGTGGCGGTAGCAAAGAGTCAAATTGATTTAGGTTCATTCTGTTTGGTTTTTATACAAGACAAAAAAATGGGCGGCGATAATCGCTCTAATTAACCACAATTTCAAGCTTTATTTCACGCATTAAAAAAATTATTTATCCCGCACTTGTTGACGTAAAATGTTGACGTAAAAAATCGATTTTAGCTTTTTTGTTGTGGCTGCGCGTATAAGGGTTAGACTTGGTAGACATCGGTAATAACTAATCCGTAACCACTCACCCCTAGCAACTAACCCGCAACACCTAACCCGCAACAACTAAAGGAAACCATCATGATTCAACAAGGACAAGCTCTACCCAACGCAGTATTAAGTGAACTCACCGAAAACGGGATGCAACAACACAAAACCGAAGCGTTATTCGCCAACAAAAAAGTCGTGCTATTCGCCGTACCCGGCGCTTTCACTCCGACTTGCTCTGAAGCTCACCTACCCGGCTATGTGGTGCTGGCGGATCAACTTAAAGACAAAGGCGTTGATCTTATCGCGTGTGTCGCGGTCAATGATGCTTTCGTGATGCAGGCATGGGGCGAAGCACAAAATGCCTCTGAGCTACTAATGCTAGGAGATGGCAGTGCCAGTTTTACTAAGGCGCTGGGATTGGAGATGGATACGGGCGACTTTGGTGGTATTCGTTCTCAGCGTTACGCGATGATCATCGACAACGGCGTTGTCACTACGCTCAATGTGGAAACTGGCGGCGAGTTTGAAGTCAGTAAAGCGGAAACGATTCTCGCGGCGCTATAGCGCATTGAACGAATACACCACTCTAAATTTAGAGTGGTGTATTCGCGGGTCATTATCGTCTTACTCGCAACACTTACCCTTCACTAGCCCGATGTAAGGGTACAAGAAGATAAACCGCCCAACGTAAAACAGAGTAAACCCAAGCCACAAACCGTGGTTACCCCATACCGGCACCATAAAATACTGCACCGTAAGAAACAGCAACAAGGTCACGGCACTGGAATTTCTGACCGGTCTTGTGGTGCCTGTCCCGGTAAAGATGCCGTAAAACGTTAATCCATAGCCTGCCACCAGTGGGAACACCAGTAACCATGGTGACATCTGGTTATAGATCGCGACAAGCGCTGGCAACTCGGTAAACAGAGTGACAATATGCTGCTTAAACAGTATCGTCAACAAGGTCAGCACGACCACAAATCCTGTGGTCCATACCGTGTTCATCTTAATCACGGATTTAAGTAGACCGATATTCTTCTGCCCTACCGCTTTGCCTGCAAACACGCTTGAGGCATTGGCGACACCATCAAACATATAGCTGACAATAAAGGTCACTTGCATCAAAATCGCGTTCGCCGCCAGCACATCCGCGCCCAGTTGGGAGCCGACTCGCGCCATCATATTAAAGAAAATCAGAATACAAACCGTGCGCAGCAACAGGTCCATATTAGACGACACAATTACTTTCAGATCTGCCTTACTCATGCTTGCAGTACCCAGATAATCAAACAGCGAAAACTGGCAGGTGCGCAGCACAAGGAAGGCACCAATAGCAAACGTGCTGATCTGCGCAATCAAGGTCGCATAGGCAACGCCAGCAATTCCCCAATCAAAATAGAGTACAAAAATAATATCCAGCACGATGTTCAACACGTTACCAAACACTTGAGTAAACAGGGTCTCTTTCGCTTTCGCCTGCCCCATTAACCAACCGATCAAGGTGTAGTTGAGTAACACAAAAGGCGCGCCAAAAATCATAATATCAAAATAGATTTTCGCGTTGGCTCCCACCGCGGCTTCCGGGTCGATCACCCACTGCGCTCCTTGCCAGATCAGCGATTGCAGTAAGATAAAAATTATCCCCACCGACAGGGCAAGAATAAACGGTCTAAACAGACTGGTTGCCTGCTCTTTGGGATCGTTTTTCCCCAAAGCAATCGCACTTTGACCGGTGGTACTGACACGGAAAAAACCAAACAACCAATAGAGGGTGTTCATGATCACCGTACCAATCGCAACACCGCCAATCAGTTCGGCAACACCCAACTGACCAATAACAGCCGTGTCCACTGCCCCCAGCAAAGGCTGAGTGACGGTGGAAACAATAAACGGGAAGGCAATTTTAAAATAATCTTTATGAGTTAGGGTCATCGTTACTTCAACTCGGATTCAAAAGGAAGCTCTAGGTAACTGGCAGCGGCTAGAAGCTGTTGGGTATAAGGGTCTTTGACTTGCGTTAATTGGCGCATATCCTCGACGCGCTCAACGATCATGCCGTCTTTAAAAAACATCAGGCGATCACATAAATAACTGGCAACGGCAATATCGTGGGTAATGAATAGATAAGCGATACCTCGCTGCTGCTTTAGACGTGCGAGCAGTTCCAGTATCTGAACTTGAACCGACACATCCAATGAACTGACCGCTTCATCCAATAAGATAAACTTAGGGTTAGGGGCAATGGCTCTGGCGATACAGACACGCTGTAGTTGACCACCACTCAATTGATGAGGATAACGAGTCAACATGTCAGCGCTTAAACCGACTTCAAACAGTAACTCCTCCAGCAGCGTCTGTCGCTGCTTTTTGCTGAGTTTCTCTTTGATCAAAGGTTCGTTGATGATCTCTTTCACGGTTAATCGTGGGTTGACCGAGGTGTTGTAGTCTTGGAACACCACACTGAGCGCCTTGTGCGTTGACAGACTCGCCAACTCATCGTTAAAGACAATCTCACCGCTATCGACTGGCTCTAGTCCAAGTATCAGTTTGCCGAGAGTGCTCTTTCCGCTGCCCGACTCACCCACGATACCGACGCACTCCCCGTAATTAATGGTTAAAGAGACACCGTTAATGACTTGCTGAGTGGTCGAAAACAACCAACTATTGTCGGTTTTAAAGGATTTAGTCACGGCTTTTATATCAATTAACATTGGACGGCTCCATGACAGATTTAAAACGATGAATCAAAGTCATACGGGTATCGACTAAATATCGAGTGTATTCACTGCTAGGCTGGGTAAAGATCTGTTTGGTTTCACCATATTCAACCACCTGCCCCTGATTCATCACCAGTACATTGTCGGCAATATGGGACACTAAACTTAAATCGTGACTGACAAAGATCAAGCTCGTCGCGAACTGCTCACGAACAAACTGCAGCTCTTTAATCACTTCTTTCTGGGAGATATAATCAATCGCTGTCGTGGGTTCATCGGCAATGATCAATTTAGGTTTCAACACCAAGGCGAGCGCAACCATGATGCGTTGCAACATACCACCACTTAG is a window encoding:
- a CDS encoding cytochrome-c peroxidase — encoded protein: MRNKKLFAFCAIVMLSAIGLLLFDGYRSVNHGETASQDELHGHSHDDDHNHGSDKEPHHNALSYASLVTSDAPIQPILPYEEGDEDVIRLGWVLFRDTNLSSNNKVSCQSCHDLNTNGAEPLSVSIGVNGVGKRNSLTVFNVAHNYRFFWDGRVNTLQDQIDGPVHDPVEMDSSWQKIVDYVTASNQYLALFARADLTPSEETIKHAMVEFMKSLTTMNAPFDQYLMGDSDAINESAVRGWQTFQSLGCIACHRGTNVGGGLVMQFGYFGVDSRGAERSNDLGRFNVTSKQEDKHLFRVASLRNVAITSPYFHDGMTGSLDEAIKIMARSQLGKELEPDTVADIKAFLESLTGERPTILEELQNEQN
- the focA gene encoding formate transporter FocA, with protein sequence MNLNQFDSLLPPQMAERAAEIGLGKATKDPVKSFLLAISAGIHIGIAFVFYTIVTTGAADMSWGMTRFIGGVAFSLGLILVVVTGGELFTSSVLTLVARASGKISWLTLVKNWVVVYLGNLIGALLLVICMLVTKQYMFDHGQVGLNALAISQHKLHHGFWQAVALGIMCNVLVCIAVWMTFSGRTLTDKIIVMILPVAMFVSSGFEHCIANMFQVPMAIAIKTFAPAEFWQMTGANIADYADLNMLDFIINNLVPVTLGNIIGGGLFVGMWYWMIYLRDEQPLL
- a CDS encoding peroxiredoxin; its protein translation is MIQQGQALPNAVLSELTENGMQQHKTEALFANKKVVLFAVPGAFTPTCSEAHLPGYVVLADQLKDKGVDLIACVAVNDAFVMQAWGEAQNASELLMLGDGSASFTKALGLEMDTGDFGGIRSQRYAMIIDNGVVTTLNVETGGEFEVSKAETILAAL
- a CDS encoding MATE family efflux transporter, with amino-acid sequence MTLTHKDYFKIAFPFIVSTVTQPLLGAVDTAVIGQLGVAELIGGVAIGTVIMNTLYWLFGFFRVSTTGQSAIALGKNDPKEQATSLFRPFILALSVGIIFILLQSLIWQGAQWVIDPEAAVGANAKIYFDIMIFGAPFVLLNYTLIGWLMGQAKAKETLFTQVFGNVLNIVLDIIFVLYFDWGIAGVAYATLIAQISTFAIGAFLVLRTCQFSLFDYLGTASMSKADLKVIVSSNMDLLLRTVCILIFFNMMARVGSQLGADVLAANAILMQVTFIVSYMFDGVANASSVFAGKAVGQKNIGLLKSVIKMNTVWTTGFVVVLTLLTILFKQHIVTLFTELPALVAIYNQMSPWLLVFPLVAGYGLTFYGIFTGTGTTRPVRNSSAVTLLLFLTVQYFMVPVWGNHGLWLGFTLFYVGRFIFLYPYIGLVKGKCCE
- a CDS encoding ABC transporter ATP-binding protein; this encodes MLIDIKAVTKSFKTDNSWLFSTTQQVINGVSLTINYGECVGIVGESGSGKSTLGKLILGLEPVDSGEIVFNDELASLSTHKALSVVFQDYNTSVNPRLTVKEIINEPLIKEKLSKKQRQTLLEELLFEVGLSADMLTRYPHQLSGGQLQRVCIARAIAPNPKFILLDEAVSSLDVSVQVQILELLARLKQQRGIAYLFITHDIAVASYLCDRLMFFKDGMIVERVEDMRQLTQVKDPYTQQLLAAASYLELPFESELK